In Besnoitia besnoiti strain Bb-Ger1 chromosome IX, whole genome shotgun sequence, a single genomic region encodes these proteins:
- a CDS encoding hypothetical protein (encoded by transcript BESB_013290), translating into MAMSRGLPISAATLLDAMWKGQGLETRSSELNQKKLGRVLADVRMRGAVAAQQQYVALQSQYAVAYNQYLAAQETLKPHREAAEKLLGQVDDQLRRAMEQAAKYRLQNEQKKMTQQAQEQDEFIATSAHPKYAAIMQGLNETHRSWVDKIVFPFFLLQWQLEEAENALWVKHSAITIAQEVNALWLYEGQAVQMQLEAMKDEEQHEALKAEAHERFLQHRLQEIRAKNKDRKKKLRAERYKDRHHDHSPSGSPPRSRGKESSVSQTRSSATVTMGCVPRRERTKSRTRCRRSSSATTETARPRSSANAKSKVNAAEWL; encoded by the exons ATGGCGATGTCTCGAGGTCTCCCCATcagcgcagcgacgctgcTGGATGCTATGTGGAAGGGGCAGGGCCTGGAGACCCGCAGCAGCGAACTGAATCAAAAGAAGCTAGGGCGAGTTCTCGCGGACGTCCGCATGCgaggcgcggtcgccgcacAGCAGCAATATGTCGCCCTGCAGAGTCAATACGCAGTCGCTTACAACCAGTATCTGGCCGCCCAG GAGACGCTAAAGCCACATCGAGAGGCTGCTGAGAAGCTGCTGGGGCAAGTAGACGACCAGCTGCGCAGGGCGATGGAGCAGGCAGCCAAGTACCGTCTTCAGAACGAGCAGAAAAAGATGACTCAGCAGGCGCAGGAACAAGACGAGTTCATTGCTACGTCGGCGCACCCCAAATACGCCGCGATTATGCAAG GTCTGAACGAGACACACCGGTCGTGGGTAGACAAAAtcgtttttccttttttccttctccagTGGCAGTTGGAGGAGGCTGAAAATGCACTGTGGGTTAAACACTCAGCAATTACGATCGCTCAA GAAGTCAACGCTCTGTGGTTGTACGAGGGCCAGGCGGTCCAGATGCAGTTGGAGGCGATGAAGGACGAAGAGCAGCACGAGGCTCTCAAA GCTGAGGCCCACGAGCGCTTCCTTCAACACAGACTCCAGGAGATTCGCGCGAAGAACAAGGACAGAAAGAAGAAACTGAGGGCAGAAAGATACAAAGACCGGCACCACGACCACTCCCCCTCtgggtcgccgcctcgctcgcgtggA AAAGAATCGAGTGTGTCTCAAACTCGGAGCAGCGCCACCGTGACGATGGGATGCGTCCCGAGGAGAGAACGAACGAAATCACGGACAAGGTGTCGTCGGTCGTCGTCAGCTACCACGGAAACTGCTCGGCCGCGTTCTAGCGCCAACGCCAAAAGCAAAGTAAACGCTGCAGAGTGGCTGTAG